The proteins below come from a single Streptomyces spongiicola genomic window:
- a CDS encoding carbohydrate ABC transporter permease encodes MTTPTTSPASTPGRTAKRRAPSGRPPAGRPRGGRSRIRRQLPMSPWLFAAPGMLVAGAFSLYPFLSTVANSFTDRRALLPGSFVGLDNYREMLGDEMFWIGLRNSTLYVLGVVPALVVLPLLLALLVEKQIPGITFFRSAFYTPVVASIVVVGLIWVWLLDERGLVNSMLEVVGAGPVGFLSDQWLLLLSAMAVTVWKGLGYYMIIYLAALGNVPRELHEAASVDGAGAVRRFLTVTVPAVRSTMVLVGALSSVAAFKVFSEVYLMAGPDGGPAGEDTTLVMLVQRTGTGLSGRVGYSAAISVVVFVVTVALMLLVLRADRKEDA; translated from the coding sequence CGGAAGGAGCCGGATCAGACGGCAACTGCCCATGAGCCCCTGGCTGTTCGCGGCCCCGGGAATGCTGGTCGCCGGCGCGTTCAGCCTCTACCCGTTCCTCTCCACGGTGGCCAACTCCTTCACGGACCGCCGGGCGCTGCTGCCCGGCAGCTTCGTCGGACTGGACAACTACCGGGAGATGCTCGGCGACGAGATGTTCTGGATCGGCCTGCGCAACAGCACGCTGTACGTGCTCGGCGTCGTGCCCGCGCTGGTCGTCCTGCCGCTGCTGCTGGCGCTGCTCGTGGAGAAGCAGATCCCGGGCATCACGTTCTTCCGCTCCGCGTTCTACACCCCGGTCGTCGCCTCCATCGTGGTGGTCGGCCTGATCTGGGTGTGGCTGCTGGACGAACGCGGCCTGGTGAACTCGATGCTGGAGGTGGTGGGGGCCGGCCCGGTCGGCTTCCTCAGCGACCAGTGGCTGCTCCTGCTGAGCGCCATGGCGGTCACGGTCTGGAAGGGCCTCGGCTACTACATGATCATCTATCTGGCCGCGCTGGGGAACGTCCCGCGCGAGCTGCACGAGGCGGCGTCCGTGGACGGCGCGGGAGCCGTACGCCGGTTCCTCACCGTCACGGTGCCCGCGGTCCGCTCCACCATGGTGCTGGTGGGCGCCCTCTCCTCGGTGGCCGCCTTCAAGGTCTTCTCCGAGGTGTACCTGATGGCGGGCCCCGACGGAGGCCCCGCGGGCGAGGACACCACCCTCGTCATGCTCGTCCAGCGCACCGGCACCGGGCTCTCCGGCCGGGTCGGCTACTCCGCGGCGATATCGGTGGTCGTCTTCGTCGTCACCGTCGCCCTGATGCTGCTGGTGCTGCGCGCCGACCGCAAGGAGGACGCATGA
- a CDS encoding carbohydrate ABC transporter permease — MSRPRDRAERREEGTAAPGRRRSRDTGRGSGRRMPGWEIALRYALLLAVLALTVGPFLWQLSTSLKGPHEDIFASPPSFLPEQPTFDNYVRVAETIPVWDYALNSLTVAVVNVVANCAGAALAGYALARLRYRGRRAATLVFILAMLVPVEGIIIALFTTMRGLGLNDTLAGVVLPLSISALNVLLMRNAFLNLPYEVEEAAFVDGANVWQRFVRIALPSVKGTLAVVAILSFMGAWDDFLWPLIVLSDPQNFTLTIGLNYLHGTFADDERLVAAGTIIAVLPLVVLFACLQRYFFRGVGEGAVKG, encoded by the coding sequence ATGAGCCGGCCCAGGGACCGCGCGGAGCGGCGGGAGGAAGGCACGGCCGCCCCGGGCCGGCGCCGGAGCCGGGACACCGGCCGCGGGAGCGGCCGCCGGATGCCCGGGTGGGAGATCGCGCTGAGGTACGCGCTGCTGCTGGCGGTCCTCGCACTGACCGTCGGACCGTTCCTGTGGCAGCTGTCCACCTCGCTCAAGGGGCCGCACGAGGACATCTTCGCCTCCCCGCCGTCCTTCCTTCCCGAACAGCCCACGTTCGACAACTACGTCCGCGTCGCCGAGACCATCCCCGTGTGGGACTACGCCCTCAACTCGCTCACCGTCGCGGTCGTCAACGTCGTGGCCAACTGCGCGGGCGCCGCCCTCGCCGGCTACGCCCTCGCCCGGCTGCGCTACCGGGGCCGCCGGGCCGCCACGCTCGTGTTCATCCTGGCGATGCTCGTGCCCGTCGAGGGCATCATCATCGCCCTGTTCACGACCATGCGCGGGCTCGGGCTCAACGACACCCTCGCCGGCGTGGTGCTGCCGCTGTCGATCTCCGCGCTGAACGTGCTGCTGATGCGCAACGCCTTCCTCAACCTGCCCTACGAGGTGGAGGAGGCGGCGTTCGTCGACGGCGCGAACGTCTGGCAGCGGTTCGTCCGGATCGCGCTGCCCTCGGTCAAGGGCACTCTGGCGGTCGTCGCCATCCTCTCCTTCATGGGCGCCTGGGACGACTTCCTCTGGCCGCTGATCGTGCTCAGCGATCCCCAGAACTTCACCCTCACCATCGGGCTCAACTACCTGCACGGCACCTTCGCCGACGACGAGCGCCTCGTCGCGGCGGGCACGATCATCGCCGTACTGCCGCTGGTCGTCCTGTTCGCCTGCCTCCAGCGCTACTTCTTCCGCGGCGTGGGAGAGGGAGCCGTCAAGGGCTGA
- a CDS encoding glycoside hydrolase 5 family protein — MSSRVRFGANYTPSRGWFHHWLDFDLDAVRADLDSVAALGLDHVRVFPLWPVFQPNRTLIRPRAVEQLVQLADAAAERGLDVNVDGLQGHLSSFDFLPSWTQTWHRRNIFTDPEVVAGQAAYLRTLAQALADRPNFIGMTVGNEVNQFSAGPHPDPDRITPAQAEHWLGALLAACEEGAPGRLHLHAEYDAAWYQDDQPFTPAHSARLGAVTAVHSWVFNGTAQRHGRTGTATEHHAAYLVELSKAWADEPHRPVWLQEVGAPAPLVPAEHAAAFTEATVANVLDCEDLWGVTWWCSHDVSRSLADFPELEYGLGLMTSDREVKPIGRAIARAVRGQRERPHRPAPRTTALVVDAGDEATAPRRSVCAPGGAVFEAFARLTADGARPAAVLAGRADDPGHLAARGITEVVTPDEVR; from the coding sequence ATGTCCTCACGCGTGCGCTTCGGCGCCAACTACACCCCGAGCCGGGGCTGGTTCCACCACTGGCTCGACTTCGACCTCGACGCCGTACGGGCCGACCTGGACTCCGTCGCGGCACTGGGTCTCGACCACGTCCGGGTCTTCCCGCTCTGGCCGGTCTTCCAGCCCAACCGCACCCTGATCCGCCCACGGGCCGTGGAACAGCTCGTCCAGCTCGCCGACGCCGCCGCCGAACGCGGGCTCGACGTCAACGTCGACGGACTCCAGGGGCACCTGTCGAGCTTCGACTTCCTGCCGTCGTGGACGCAGACCTGGCACCGCCGCAACATCTTCACGGACCCCGAGGTGGTGGCGGGCCAGGCCGCGTATCTGCGCACCCTCGCCCAGGCCCTCGCCGACCGGCCCAACTTCATCGGCATGACCGTCGGCAACGAGGTCAACCAGTTCTCCGCCGGACCGCACCCCGACCCCGACCGGATCACACCGGCGCAGGCGGAGCACTGGCTCGGCGCCCTGCTGGCCGCCTGCGAGGAGGGCGCGCCCGGCAGACTGCACCTGCACGCCGAGTACGACGCCGCCTGGTACCAGGACGACCAGCCGTTCACCCCCGCGCACTCGGCCCGGCTGGGCGCCGTCACCGCCGTGCACTCCTGGGTCTTCAACGGCACGGCCCAGCGCCACGGCCGCACCGGCACGGCGACCGAGCACCACGCCGCGTACCTCGTCGAACTCTCCAAGGCGTGGGCGGACGAGCCGCACCGCCCGGTGTGGCTGCAGGAGGTCGGCGCGCCCGCACCGCTGGTCCCCGCCGAGCACGCGGCCGCCTTCACCGAGGCGACCGTCGCCAACGTCCTCGACTGCGAGGACCTGTGGGGCGTCACCTGGTGGTGCTCGCACGACGTGTCGCGCTCACTGGCGGACTTCCCCGAACTCGAGTACGGCCTGGGCCTGATGACCAGCGACCGGGAGGTCAAGCCGATCGGGCGGGCCATCGCCCGCGCCGTCCGCGGGCAGCGGGAGCGCCCGCACCGGCCGGCCCCCCGGACCACGGCGCTCGTCGTCGACGCGGGCGACGAGGCCACCGCCCCGCGCCGCTCGGTCTGCGCGCCGGGCGGCGCCGTCTTCGAGGCGTTCGCCCGGCTCACCGCGGACGGGGCCCGGCCGGCCGCCGTCCTGGCAGGACGGGCCGACGACCCCGGGCACCTCGCCGCCCGGGGCATCACCGAGGTGGTCACCCCGGACGAGGTCCGATGA